CGGCTCCGGGTCTACGCCGCCCTGCGCGAGGCCGAAGTGGTGCCCAAGACCGGCTTCAAGTTCGGCGCGGACTTCCGGACCTACGCCGAGTTCGAGAGCGTCGACGACTTCGGGCATAGCGAGATGCTGGTCCGGGTGCTGCCCATCAGTCACACCTTCGCGCCGCGCGACCTGGCGCTCGACGTCCGGCTGGCGAACGGGGTCCGCAAGGAGATGGTGTTCGGGCTCGTGGATCGGCCCGGCGATGGGGTGACGTGGCTGCGGGTCGGGCGGTTGACGCCCTGAAACCTGCTTCGACCTGGGGTTCGAGTCTCTCTATTCTACGGCTCGCCCCTGATGCATTCGACCCCATCGTCACGCACTGCTGCCAGAACCGACCGCTGGGGTGTGTTCGTGTTCTCGCCCAACCGTGTCACGTGTCTCGTGGAGTTCGTCGAGTACGCAGTCGACTCGCACTGGCGTCCACGACCGCCACTGCCCCGCCCCGCAGCCACGCCCTCCCCAGCCGACTCCCTCCACTTCGTTCCGGGCGTCCCTCGCGCAATGTCGGTTCGCGGCCTTCGGCACGCTCACCAGTGCGCGCCAGGTGATTCCTCCGTCGCGCGTTGAACGCCGAATCTCAGTCTGGCGCGTGCAGGCGGGCGGGTTCATCCGCCCGCCGAACCGCGCGAGGGATGAGACGCGCAACGAAGCGGAGTGAAACGGAGCGAAGCGAGCATCGGTATCGGCTGGGGAGGGTGTGGTGCGGTCACGACGCCAGCGCGAGTGAACTGCCAGTCGGTCTCGGCCGTGACCACGACAGACCGGGTCGCCCCACCGACGACGCTCTCGACAACCGACACGCACCACACCCCAGAACACGGGAAGCGAAGCTTTTTGCGCGGGCCGACGCCACTCTCGGGTAGTCAAATGACGCGCGATTCCGAGTCGTCGACACCCGACGACGAGCTGGTTCCGGACGGTGGCGAGACGGCCGCCGAGGGCGCCGACGAGGTCGCACTCGACCCGTGGGGGTCCTCGACGGTCTCCGACTACCGCAAGTTGTTCGAGGAGTTCGGCATCGAGGAGTTCGACGAGGTCCTGCCCGAAGTTCCGAACCCGCACTACCTGATGCGCCGCGGGGTCATCTTCGGCCACCGCGACTACCGCCCGGTCGCCGACGCGATGCGCGAGGGCGAGCCCTGGGCCGTCCTCTCCGGGTTCATGCCGACGGGCGACCCGCACATCGGGCACAAACTGGTGTTCGACGAGATCATCTGGCACCAGCAGCAGGGCGGGGAGGCGTACGGCCTCATCGCCGACCTGGAGGCCCACAGCGCCCGCGGGCTGACGTGGGAGGAGATCGACGAGCACTCGCGGGACTACATCCTGAGCCTGCTGGCGCTCGGGTTCGACCCCGCGGAGGGCGAACTCTACCGGCAGTCCGACAATCGAGAACTGCAGGACCTCGCCTTCGAGCTGGGCATCGAGGCGAACTACTCCGAGCTGCAGGCCATCTACGGCTTCGACGGCGAGACCGACGTGAGCCACATGCAGTCGGTCGTGACCCAGATGGCGGACATCCTCTACCCGCAACTGGACGAGCCGAAGCCGACCGTCATCCCGGTCGGCCCAGACCAGGACCCGCACATGCGCCTGGCGCGCGACCTGGCGACCCGGATGCGTTTCTTCAAGGTCTCGAAGGCGTACGCGAGCTTCGAGGCGGACGACGACGAGCGCGAACTCATCGCGGCGGCCTACGCCGCGCTGGCGGACGACGCGCCCGAGGGCGAGCCGGTCCGGTGTGAGGACGGCGCGGAGTGGCTGCGCGAGCACCAGCCCGAGCCGGCCGACGCCCGCGATTCCGCGGTGAAGAAGCTCGACTCCGCGGGGAAGGAGCCGCTCCGACCCCGGACCCGGTTCTTCGACCGGCAGGCGACCGACGCGGCGTTCGAGGCGCTCATCGACGCGGTCGAGGGCGAGAAGCGCGTCTACGAGGGCCACATCGATTCGTTCGACCTCGACCGAGGCGAGGCCGAGGAACTCGCCCGGCAGGTCGAGGTCGACCACGGCGGCTACGGCTTCATGCCACCGTCGTCCATCTACCATCGGTTCATGACCGGGCTCACGGGCGGGAAGATGTCCTCGTCGGTCCCGGCGAGCCACATCAGCCTGCTCGACGACCCCGAGGACGGCTACGACAAGGTGAAGTCGGCGACCACCGGCGGCCGCGAGACCGCCGAGGAGCAGCGCGAGAAGGGCGGCGAGGCCGACAAGTGCCCGGTGTACGAACTCTATGCGTACCTGCTCGCGGGCGACGACGACGAGTTCGCGACCGAGGTGTACGAGGAGTGCGTCGGCGGCGAGCGCCTCTGTGGCGGCTGCAAGGAACAGGCGGCCGAACTCATGGAGGAGTTCCTCGAAGAGCACCAGAAGAAGCGCGCGGAGGTCGCCGAACACCTCGACGACCTCGACATCGACCTCGACTCGGACCGCAAGCGGAACTGACCGCAGACCTGTCGGTATTCTATCTATTCTACCACGCTCGAAAGTGCCAACAGAACGTCCAGACGCAGGCACATGATGCTTCTTTCACATCTTCCAGAGGTAGATTTAAATCGGTCGTGATACATCTGGAGAGCGATGGATTTCCGGTCGAGCCGCGACACCGACGACGTCCGAGACACCGTCGTGTGTGCGGACGTCCTCGGTGGCTTCGGCGTCTCGACCGACGGGGTTCGCGCGCAGGCGGGTGATGATGTCGGGTCGTCGACCGAGGGACCTGCCGGCGCACCGGGGACCGCGGCAGACCGGTCGCTGGAGGCGGTCATCGCCGACGCGCTCGACGGGACCGAACACCCCGCGGAGTTCGTCCGGCGGACCATCGCCCGGTCGGACCGTGGTATCGACGCGCCGGCCCGGCACTGGCGCCACGCGCCACAGGTCCAGCTCGGGGCGGTGTTCGACGCGCTGGCGTGGGAGGCCGACCTGCGCGATGCCCACGGCCGGCGGCTCGACGAGGCGGGGTTCGCGGACTTCCCGTGGACCATCTCGCTCACGGACGCGAACGGCATCACCCGCGAAGCCCCCTTCGAGTACCCGGAGACGCCACTGGGTGACGACAACTACCCGGCGCTGATCCACGCGGTGAACACCCGGCTGCTGTACGGGCTCGGAGTCGAGTTCGTCCAGCTCTCGGATGGGACCGACCGCTGGCGGTTCGCGCTGGTGGAGACCGACGAACTCGCCCGCCTGCGCGACCAGTTCGGGCTGCGGGTCACGGTGTTCGACCGGCCGCTGCTCTCGGCCCCCCAGCCCCCGGCGTACCTGCCCGACGAGGGCGGCGACGTGCCACTGCCGGACTGGGTGACCACGACCGACGAGGGGCCGCGGCTCGGGCGCGAGCGGTCGGCCGCCTCGGACGTGGTGTCGTCGGTGGCGTCCGACGTGGACGCGTTCTTCGAGGACGCCGGGGACGAGTCGGGGGCGGGGTCGGCCGCCGAGTTCATCGACTTCGTGGAGTCGGACACCGGGACGGCACCGGCGACCGGGGCGGGGTCGGGCTCCGACGACGCTGGCGACGCCGCCGCCGACGATAGCGACTCTTTCTGGGACGACGCCGGGGACTGGCGGCTGGAGCCGGTGACTGGTGGCGAGGCGAGTGAACAGGTCGACGAGGCGAGTGATGGACCAGTCGCTGGCGAAGACGATGTGGGCGGAGTCGAGGATGCCAGCGAGGACGGCGAGCCTGCCGGTGCTGCCCAGGCTACCGGACCCAGCGACGACGACGACGGCGGATTCGAACTCCTCGGCGGCGGCCCCTCGGTGTCACGCCAGTCGGGCGATACCGACGACGACCCGATGGACGACCTGTTCGACTCGGTCGAGGCGTCGGCCGCGACCGGCTCCGCGGGCGGGAGCGACCCCGAGTACGACGGGTTCGACGCCGACGACCTCGCGGACTTCAAGCGCGGGGCGCGCAAAGACAGGGTCGAGAACGACTCCTTCGGCGTCGGGGTCGAGCGCCCTTCCGAGGACGACCGGCTCGCGGCCTACGGGGCGGCCATCGACGCCGGCGGGAACCTCTCGGTCAGGGGGTTGCTCGACGACGACACCTTCGTCCCGACGTTCCCGGCGGCCGACTCCGACGAGGTCCGCATCGAGTACGAGGACGGCTGTGACCTCGATGCGCCGTCGGCCAGCGAGGTCGAGACCGACGAGGGCTTCGTCTGGGTGAACGCGGACGGCCTCTCGACGGGGACTGACTGACTGTCTGACTGGTGGGCCAGCGCGGCGACCGGGCCCTACCGCTGGACCGCGACGCAGGGCGTGTCGCGGCCGACGAACGAGCAGTCGCGGGCGTCGACGAGCCGCCAGTAGTCGCGGGGGCGGGTCCCGAGCAGGTCCTCGATGCGGCTGTACGAGAGCAGGTTCTCGCCGGCGACCACGTGGTGGAACAGCTCCCGGCGCGCGCCGGTGAACTCCCGGTCGAACCGGGTGTGGGTGTAGCGGTTGGGGTAGTTGAACACGAGGTAGCCACCCGGCCGGACCCGGTCGTACATGGCCCGGACGGCGGCCCCGGTGTCGTCGACGAAGTAGAGGGTGGCCATGCAGTAGACGAGGTCGAAGGTGCGGTCGGTCGCGAGGTCGGGGAGGGCGTCGACCGCGAAGTGGACGTTCTCGAAGCCTAGGTCGGCGGCGAGGCGGCGGTCGTCGCGGATGACGGACGCGGAGACGTCGTAGCCGTAGAACGCGGTGTCGGGGAACCGGACCGCGAGTTCGAACAGGTCGACGGCGGCGCCACAGCCGATGGAGGCGACCGAGGCCGGCCCGCCGGTTCCCCGGGGGCCCGTGGGTGGCCAGTGGCGGTCGACGAACCGGGCGAGGAGCCCGGGCATGGCCTCGCGGCCGATGTAGGCGACGCGCTCGTAGTCGCCGGCCGCGTAGAAGTCCTCCCAGTGGGTGGCCGACCCGGGGTCGGCCCAGGTCGCGTCCGTGGTGACGTTCTCGGACATACTACTCTGAACGCGACGATTCGGTATAACGGGACACCGGCAGTGCGGGAGTCACGCCCCGGTAGGGGGTTGGTGGTGCGGAAAGCGGCCCCCGCCCGTCACGGCGACGCCGGCTTCCGGACGAACACGGCGGGACTCCGGCGGCTGGCGTACGGCTCGCCCCGGGCCCCGACGGCGGTCCAGTAGCTCTCGGGCCGGCGGCCGAGGACCGACTCGATGGCGTCGTAGCTGAGCAGGTTCTCGCCCGCTCCGACGAGTCCGAACGCCTCGCGCTTCTCGCCGCTGGTCTCCTCGTGGACCCAGGTCCGGGTGTACCGGTTGGGGTAGTTGAACACGAGGTGACCGCCCGGCGCGACCCGGTCGTAGAGTTCGGTGAGGGCGCGCTCGACGTCGTCGACGAAGTAGAGGGTGGCCATGCAGTAGACGAGGTCGAACTCGCGGTCGATGGCGAGGTCGGGGAGGGCGTCGACCGCGAACGAGAGGTTCGACAGCCCCGCCTCGGCGGCCTGCTCCCGGTTCGACTCGACCACCGAGGGGGCCACGTCGTAGCCGTAGAACGCGGTGTCGGGATACCGCGGTGCGAGCTCGAAGTCGACGAGGGCGGGTCCACAGCCCACGTCCGCGACGGTGTCGGGGACCCCGACGCGCTCGAAGAACGTCGCGAGGTGTTCGGGCATGTCGTCGCCGCCGACGTACGCGCCCCGGTCCCAGTCGGTGGCAGCGTAGAAGTCCGTCTCCCAGTCGAAGGGCATGTCTCGACGTGCCAGACCGCATCGCAATAGCGTTGTGGTCCGTCGCCCCCGGGGCAGGTCGTCCGAGGGCGGACTGGCGCTGGTCTGCCCGCTTTCGACCGGCGAACCTATCGAGAAATCGACCGGACGTGTGCGAGGAATTAACTACCAGTAGCCTGAAACCGTAGCCATGCCAACCCGGGAGTCCGAGTCGAGTCGCGGGTCGTCGGGCGACCTGGCGGACGTGGTCGACGCGTTCGACGCCGATCCCGACGCCGTCATCGAACACAACGACACCGGCGAGAGCACCGTCGCCGACCCCGCCGCAGTCTTCGATTCTCTCCTGGAACGCGACGATTCCGACGAGTCGCTGGCGGGCCTCGCTGACGATGAGGCCCGGCACCCGGTCCCGGAGCTCGATGGGGCGTTCGCCGCCGTCGAGTCCGACGTCGACCGCGAGGCTGACGGCCGTGGGCGCTGGCTCGCCTACGACGAGTTCGACTTCGGCGCGGCGGAGCGCCCGGCCGACACCGGTTCCACCGACACCGGCCCGACCGACACCGGGCCGAGTGCCCACGAGGAGTTCAAGTCGCTCGCCGCCGAGTCCGGGGCGGTCGACCTCGACGACCTCGACCTCGAGGAGCTGGCACTCGGTGACGGGACCGTCGCCGCCTCGCTGGACCTCGACGCGCCGAGCGAGGAGGAGGCGCTGGCCGACGTGTTGCAGGCCGGCGAGACGGCCGACGCCGTCCCGGGGTCGGACGCCGACGACACACCGGACGACACCCCGGACCCGGACGACGCGACCGACCCCATCGACGAGGCCGGCTTCGACTGGGACTGACCGGTCTCACGGCTCCCGAAGGCTTTTCTGCGGTCACGCGAACATCCCCAGTATGGCAGCCGAATCCAGCCATCGTGGTATCGCACAGGAGCACGGCGACACCCCCGGGTTCGGCTTTTTCTTCGCGGTGTAGGCACGGCGGACTCCCCGGCGCGGTCCCGGCGGACGAAATCGTGCGCTTCGGAATAGCTAACTGACTGACCCGAGCACGCACTACCAAGAGATGAAACTGCCAGCGACACAGGCCGCGGTCCTCGAGGCCGCGAGCGCGACCGACGCCAGGTCGGTCGCCGCACTGGCCGACGACGTGGGCGCAAAGCCCGAGTCGGTCGTGGGCGCGGCCTTCGACCTGGAGGAACAGGGCCTCCTCGCCATCGAGGAGCGAACAACCGAGCACGTCGAACTCACCGACGAAGGTGAACGCTACGTCGACGAGGGCCTCCCCGAGGTCCGACTCTACGAGGCGGCCGTCGACGCGGGCGCCACCGACGAACCGGTGTCGATGGGGCAGGTCATCGGGGCCTCCGGCCTCGGCGACCTCGTCGACATCGCCCTCGCGAACTACGCCCGCAAGGGCTACGGCGAGATCGACAGCGGCGAGATCGCCGCGAACGCCGGGCCGGACCCCGAGGCCGACGAGGAGGCACTGGCGCTGGCCGCCCTCCACGGCGGCGAGACCGTGACCGACACCGACGTCCTCGACCAGCTCGACCGCCGCGGGCTCGTCGAGCGCGTCGAACAGACCGAGCGCCTCGTCACCCTCACCGACGAGGGTGTCACCGCCATGATGGAGGGCATCGAGGTGGCCGAGTCCGTCGGCCAGCTCACCCCCGAGCTGCTGACGAGCGGCGAGTGGCAGGACGTCGAGTTCGCCGAGTACAACGTCGAGGCCGACGCCGAGACGCTCTACGGCGGCAAGAAGCACATCCTGCGCCAGACCGCCGACCGCGTGAAGGACGTGCTCGTGGGCATGGGCTTCCAGGAGATGGAGGGCCCGCACGCCGACGCGGAGTTCTGGATCAACGACTGCCTCTTCATGCCCCAGGACCACCCTGCCCGGACGCACTGGGACCAGTTCGCGCTGGACGTCCCGCCGATGCAGGACCTCCCCGAAGACCTCGTCGACCGGGTCGAGGACGCCCACCGGAACGGCGTCGGGGAAGACGGCGACGGTTACCACTCGCCGTGGACCGAGGAGGTCGCCCGGGGCGTGGACCTCCGCGGCCACACCACCTCGCTGTCGATGCGGTACCTCTCCGGCGAGGCCGTCGGCGACCTCGAACCGCCCCAGCGGTACTTCTCGGTCGAGAAGGTGTACCGCAACGACACGCTCGACGCGACCCACCTGCTGGAGTTCTTCCAGATCGAGGGCTGGGTGATGGCCGAGGACCTCTCGGTGCGCGACCTCATGGGCACCTTCACCGAGTTCTACGAGCAGTTCGGCATCACCGACCTGCAGTTCAAGCCCCACTACAACCCGTACACGGAGCCGAGCTTCGAGCTGTTCGGCGAACATCCGCGCACGGGCGAACTCGTCGAGATCGGCAACTCGGGCATCTTCCGCGAGGAGGTGCTCCGGCCGCTCGGCGTCGAGTGCGACGTGATGGCGTGGGGGCTGGCCCTCGAACGTCTGCTGATGCTGACGCACGGGTTCGAAGACATCCGGGACGTCCACGGGACGCTGTGTGACCTGGACTTCCTGCGGAACGCCGAGGTGATCCGATAATGCCAGTCGTAGACGTCGACCCCGACGAGTTGCGGAGCCTGACCGGTCACGACGAGAAGTCCGACGAGGAACTCAAAGAGGACATGTTCGCGCTCGGCCTCGAGTACGAGGGCGAGACCGAGGACGGCGAGTTCCAGCTGGAGTTCGCCCCGGACCGCCTCGACCGCCTCTCGGTCGAGGGCGTCGCCCGGTCGCTGCGCTACCAGTACGGCGACGACCGCGGCGTGTACGTCCCGAAGACGAACGACCCGGACTGGACCATCGAGGTCGACGAGTCCGTGCCCGACGAGCGCCCCTACGTCACGGGCGCGGTCGTCCGCGGCGTGAACCTCGGCGAGGACGCGCTCGACTCGCTCATCCAGTTGCAGGAGAAGTTGCACGCGACGATGGGCAGAAAGCGCGCGAAGGGTGCCATCGGCATCCACGACCTGACGATGCTGAAAGGTGCCAGCGTCGACGACGAGGGCGGCAACAGCATCCAGTACGTCGGCGTCGAACCCGACGAGGACCGCTTCGTCCCGCTCGATGCCGACACCGAGATGACGCCCGCCGAGGTCCTGACCGACCACCCGACCGGCGAGAAGTACGCCGACATCGTCGGCGAGTACGAGCGTTACCCGGCTATCTACGACGACATCGGGCTGTTCTCGTTCCCGCCGGTCATCAACGGTCGCCGGACCGAGGTCTCCACGGACAGTCGGGACCTGTTCGTCGAGATGACGGGGACCGACCAGTGGACCATCGACAAGATGCTGAACATCGTCTGCTACGCGCTCGACGCCCGCGGCGCGACCATCGAGGAGGTCACCGTGGACTACCCCGACAAGGACGTCTACGCCGCGGAGAACGTCGAACTGGTCGCGCCCGACGTGGACCTCGTCCGGCCGAACTTCGACACCAGCGACAAGACGGTCCGGCACACCCGCATCGAGTCGCTGCTCGGCATCGACCTCGACCCCGACGAGGTCGTCGACCTGCTCGAACGTGCCGGCCTCGACGCGGTCCGCGAGGAGAACGAGGACGGCGACCTCGTCTACGAGGTCGACGTACCGCCGTACCGCGTCGACGTGCTCCACCCGCTCGACATCGTGGACGACGTGGGCCGCGCCTACGGGTTCAACGAACTGGAGCCGACGTACCCCGAGGTCGGGACAGTCGGTGGCCGCCACGACCGCACCGGGCTGGAGGACGCGGTCCGCGACCAGCTCGTCGGGCTCGGCTTCGAGGACATGCTCAACTTCCACATGATCGACGAGGCCGAGAACTACGAGCGCATGCGCCTCGACCCCGACGAGGACGACTGCCTCGGGGCCGCCCAGCCCGTGACCATCACGGAGCCCTACAGCGAGGACTACACCATGGTCCGGTCGTGGGCGCTCCCGTCGCTGCTGATGGTGCTCGAGAACAACACCCACCGGTCGTACCCGCAGGACATCGCCGAGGTCGGCTTCGCCGCCCACTACGACGAGGCCGAGGACACCTACGTCGCGGAGCGCCGGACGGTCGCCGGCGCGCTCGCCCGCCACGACGCCTCCTACGAGGACGCGAAGGCCCGCCTGCAGGCACTCGCGCGCAACTTCGAGGCAGAGCTGACGACCCCGCCGACGACCCACCCGACGTTCATCGACGGTCGGACCGCCGAGGTCCGCATCGACGGCGAGGTCGCCGGCATCGTCGGTGAGGTCCACCCGGCCGTGCTCGTCGAGCACGACCTGGAGGTTCCTGTCACCGCGTTCGAGTTCGAGCTGGACGCGCTGCAGTAGAACAGTCGATTCCCTTCTCGCGTTTCAGTCGTCGAGGTCCGCCCCGACCGCCGCCTCGACGGAATCGAAGCCGTCGCGCTCCAGCAGGTCGAGCAGGCCCCGATTGATGTCACGTGCGAGGGAGGGGCCCTCGTAGACGAGGCCGGTGTAGAGCTGGACGAGCGAGGCACCGGCGCGGATCTTCGCGTAGGCGCCTTCTGCGTCCGAGACGCCACCGACGCCGACGACGGGGACGTCGACGCGCTCGGCGACGAAGCGGACCATCTCGGTCGCGCGGTCCTCGATGGGGGCACCCGAGAGCCCGCCGGACTGGGCCGCGTTGGGGCTCCGGAGGGAGTCCGGCCGTTCCGTGGTGGTGTTGGTCGCGACGACGCCGTCGAGGTCGAGGTCGGTCACGATGTCGAGGGCGTCCTCGACCGCCGGCTCGGGGAGGTCGGGCGAGAGCTTGACGAGCAGGGGCGACGCGCCGGCGTCTTTCACCGCACCGAGGATGGCCTCCATCTGGTCGCGGTTCTGGAGGTCGCGCATGCCTTCGGAGTTCGGACAGGAGACGTTCACGACGAAGAAGTCGCCGCCGTCGGCGACCTGCTCGTAGGTGTAGCGGTAGTCCCCGGGGGCGTCCTCGGACGGCGTCGACTCCGAGAGCGCGATATTGACGCCGACGGGGATGTCGGGGCGGTCGAGGGCGCGAAGTCGCTGACCGACGCGGTCGGCGCCCTGGTTGTTCAGCCCCATGCGGTTGACGATGGCACGGTCCTCGCGCAGGCGGAACATCCGCGGGCGCGGGTTGCCCGGCTGTGGTTCGGCGGTGACGCCACCGACCTCGACGTGGCCGAACCCGAGGGCGGCGACGGTCCGGGGGACCTCCGCGTTCTTGTCGAACCCGGCGGCGACGCCGACCGGGGAGGGGAACTCCTGGTCGAGTACGTCGACGTGCAGGCGGTCGTCCGCCACGCGATACCGGTTCGCCAGCGCGCTCTCGACCGGCGTCCCTTGCACCGCCGACAGCATCCCGTGGACCGCACCGTGCGCTGTCTCGGCGGGCAGCGCGAACAGCAACGGCCTGACGGCATCGTAGAGCGTCATCTACGCATCAGGGGGAGACGAACCCGTAAAAGCGTCCCGAAGCACCGGTGACCGATGGTACGACGGTTAGAACTCGTGTTCGACCTCGTCCTGGTCTGCTTTCTGGATGATGATCTTGTCCTCCCGCACGCGTACGAAGACCTCGTCACCGATCTCCATGCCGGCGACTGCGAGTTCGTCCTCGTGGAGGTTGATGTGCACGTTGTGGTATTCCCCGTTCTCGTCTTTGGCACCACTCGGGCTCAACTTCTTTTTCCGTACCATCGCGGTAGTCTATCTCGTGTGTTCGCCACAGGACATACTTAAGTGTTTTCTACGGCTGAACACAGGCCGACACATCACGCGCACAGAATGTTTCACGCGCGAAATCCACCCCAAAATCGGGAATCACGAGACGGAGTGGACCTCCATTTTGGGGCCCGTATATAAACACATCGTCGCCGTCGCCCGTTTTCGGGGGATATCTTTATCATGGGGCGTGTGTTGCTGTGACATGGAGGGAAAAATCATGGTACGTGAAGATGGTAAGCGAAACTTCGCTCTCCGCGAAGCGAACGGTGAGACGAGTGTCTTCTCTGGCAACACGCCACGGCAGGCAGCACTGAAGGCTGCACGTCGGCTCGACCCGGCACCGAGCGAGGACGACGCAGACCGCATCGAACTCCGACTTCGGGAGAAAGGCACCGACAAAGTCCACATCTACGAGGGCTGGGCGTGGCGCGAGACCGCACCCGACGACAAACCCGACTGGATGCCGAGTGAGATCACCGAGGCGAACGTCTCGAAGAAGGGGATCGAACACCTCGACGAGTGACGGGGCGCCCGCGCGAGGACGCGCGAATCAACAATCGTTTTTACCCGGACATCGCACGCAGAGGTACGCGGCTCACACCCGACCAGACCCGACGCGACACGCGAGGGATGACCGGTCGGCCTCCATCCGCGTAACATCGTCCTGCACCCACGAGCTGTCGCTGTGTCGACCGGCCCGGCCGTCTGTGACACCGTTGTCACGTCAATGTATTCCCACAGGAGCGCCAGTTCGACGGGGTTAAATGTGCCACTCCCATCTGTCTGAATGTGAACGACGTGGCGCCTCGCGCCACTCCCTCCGGCCGCGACCCGGCACGGAGGCAGGCACGTCTCCAGTGTCCGGACATCGGGCGTCGTCCCGTCGAGTGACCCTCGACGTCGGGTGCGTTTCGATGTCCTTATATCGTCGAGGACGCTGGAGTACGAACGCAAACGCACAACGTGATTCGGGACGCGTTGAATCCGTGTCCCAATCTCGGACCGCTGTCCGTCGGGGTCGCCCCGGCGGACGCAGGCAGACTTCGAAGGGTTTAATACCTGTCTCGGGGTATGTTTAGGTCCGAAAGGAAATGAGGATTCCACCCCTGCGGTCCGCCGTATACGATGGAATCTGATGTTAGCCTTGGTAGTTCGGTGACGCCTGATCGGCCACGCCGATTCGGTTCACCGAACATGGACCACGCAATGTGAGGATACACCATTTCGATGGTGTACCCGCCACGCCCCCCGAGCATCCGCTCGGGAGCATTCCGGTTGATCCTGCCGGAGGTCATTGCTATTGGAGTCCGATTTAGCCATGCTAGTTGCACGAATTCATATTCGTAGCAGATAGCTCAGTAACACGTGGCCAAACTACCCTATGGAGAGTGATAACCTCGGGAAACTGAGGCTAATAACTCATAACGCTCTATCCCTGGAATGGGTTGAGCCGGAAACGCTCCGGCGCCATAGGATGTGGCTGCGGCCGATTAGGTAGACGGTGGGGTAACGGCCCACCGTGCCAATAATCGGTACGGGTTGTGAGAGCAAGAGCCCGGAGACGGAATCTGAGACAAGATTCCGGGCCCTACGGGGCGCAGCAGGCGCGAAAACTTTACACTGCACGACAGTGCGATAAGGGGACTCCGAGTGCGTGGGCATAGTGCCCTCGCTTTTGTGAACCGTAGGGAGGTTCACGAATAAGAGCTGGGCAAGACCGGTGCCAGCCGCCGCGGTAACACCGGCAGCTCGAGTGATGACCGATATTATTGGGCCTAAAGCGTCCGTAGCCGGCCAGGCAAGTCTGTTGGGAAATCTGCTCGCTCAACGAGCAGGCGTCCAGCAGATACTGTTTGGCTTGGGACCGAGAGACTCAAGGGGTACGTCTGGGGTAGGAGTGAAATCCTGTAATCCTGGACGGACCGCCGATGGCGAAAGCACCTTGAGAGATCGGATCCGACGGTGAGGGACGAAAGCTGGGGTCACGAACCGGATTAGATACCCGGGTAGTCCCAGCTGTAAACGATGCCAGTTAGGTTTGGCGCGGGCTACGAGCTCGTGCTGTGCCGCAGCGAAGGCGATAAACTGGCCGCCTGGGAAGTACGTCCGCAAGGATGAAACTTAAAGGAATTGGCGGGGGAGCACTACAACCGGAGGAGCCTGCGGTTTAATTGGACTCAACGCCGGACATCTCACCAGCTCCGACAGTATGCAGTGAAGGTCAGTGTGATGAGCTTACCTGAGCTACTGAGAGGAGGTGCATGGCCGCCGTCAGCTCGTACCGTGAGGCGTCCTGTTAAGTCAGGCAACGAGCGAGACCCGCACTCCTAATTGCCAGCAGCAGTTTCGACTGGCTGGGTACATTAGGAGGACTGCCAGTGCCAAACTGGAGGAAGGAACGGGCAACGGTAGGTCAGTATGCCCCGAATGAGCTGGGCTACACGCGGGCTACAATGGTCGAGACAATGGGAAGCTACCTCGAGAGAGGGCGCTAATCTCCGAAACTCGATCGTAGTTCGGATTGCGGGCTGAAAC
This window of the Haloarchaeobius amylolyticus genome carries:
- the pheT gene encoding phenylalanine--tRNA ligase subunit beta, with the protein product MPVVDVDPDELRSLTGHDEKSDEELKEDMFALGLEYEGETEDGEFQLEFAPDRLDRLSVEGVARSLRYQYGDDRGVYVPKTNDPDWTIEVDESVPDERPYVTGAVVRGVNLGEDALDSLIQLQEKLHATMGRKRAKGAIGIHDLTMLKGASVDDEGGNSIQYVGVEPDEDRFVPLDADTEMTPAEVLTDHPTGEKYADIVGEYERYPAIYDDIGLFSFPPVINGRRTEVSTDSRDLFVEMTGTDQWTIDKMLNIVCYALDARGATIEEVTVDYPDKDVYAAENVELVAPDVDLVRPNFDTSDKTVRHTRIESLLGIDLDPDEVVDLLERAGLDAVREENEDGDLVYEVDVPPYRVDVLHPLDIVDDVGRAYGFNELEPTYPEVGTVGGRHDRTGLEDAVRDQLVGLGFEDMLNFHMIDEAENYERMRLDPDEDDCLGAAQPVTITEPYSEDYTMVRSWALPSLLMVLENNTHRSYPQDIAEVGFAAHYDEAEDTYVAERRTVAGALARHDASYEDAKARLQALARNFEAELTTPPTTHPTFIDGRTAEVRIDGEVAGIVGEVHPAVLVEHDLEVPVTAFEFELDALQ
- a CDS encoding quinone-dependent dihydroorotate dehydrogenase gives rise to the protein MTLYDAVRPLLFALPAETAHGAVHGMLSAVQGTPVESALANRYRVADDRLHVDVLDQEFPSPVGVAAGFDKNAEVPRTVAALGFGHVEVGGVTAEPQPGNPRPRMFRLREDRAIVNRMGLNNQGADRVGQRLRALDRPDIPVGVNIALSESTPSEDAPGDYRYTYEQVADGGDFFVVNVSCPNSEGMRDLQNRDQMEAILGAVKDAGASPLLVKLSPDLPEPAVEDALDIVTDLDLDGVVATNTTTERPDSLRSPNAAQSGGLSGAPIEDRATEMVRFVAERVDVPVVGVGGVSDAEGAYAKIRAGASLVQLYTGLVYEGPSLARDINRGLLDLLERDGFDSVEAAVGADLDD
- a CDS encoding non-histone chromosomal MC1 family protein; translation: MVREDGKRNFALREANGETSVFSGNTPRQAALKAARRLDPAPSEDDADRIELRLREKGTDKVHIYEGWAWRETAPDDKPDWMPSEITEANVSKKGIEHLDE